In one window of Agromyces badenianii DNA:
- a CDS encoding primosomal protein — protein MSDSRQDSADQGRPDRRDQRSQGADSSARGSAARGGAAGGRPASGRSGSGARDGSAPKRPYGDRDKKPYGDRDAKRPYGDRDKKPYGDRDAKRPYGDRDKKPYGDRDAKKPYGHRDDKKPYGDRDAKRPYGDRDKKPYGDRDAKRPYGDRDDKKPYGDRDKKPYGDRDKKPYGDRDKKPYGDRDKKPYGDRDAKRPYGDRDNKPYGDKKPYGDRDAKRPYGDRDKKPYGDRDNKPYGDKKPYGDRDAKRPYGDRDAKRPYGDRKPYGDAPRGGGRTGARDEQREAPRENYGAAELQVRPRHDDPEIDESIEARDLDKGARAELKTLSKENADWVARHLVAASELLDDDPELAHQHALSAARRAGRIAVVRETLAITAYATGDFALALRELRTYRRISGSNEQLPLMVDSERGVGRPDRALEVGRAVDRSTLPAAVQVGLAIAMSGARLDLGQPEIALAELEIPQLDPDRAFSYSPALFSAYAEVLEELGRAAEAATWRARADRAEAALGGPAEAESIEIFEVEIDELPDEAISDEAISDEASVEPDDADVAAPADSGDAPAPAPAPEAGDDFDGDPGDVLEDDVAAVLAEGAALEADENEGTPGGPVPRED, from the coding sequence GTGAGCGACTCCAGGCAGGACTCGGCGGATCAGGGGCGTCCTGATCGGCGCGATCAGCGAAGCCAGGGCGCTGATTCGTCGGCCCGTGGATCTGCCGCTCGCGGAGGTGCCGCCGGCGGCCGGCCCGCTTCTGGACGATCGGGATCCGGAGCTCGTGACGGTTCCGCTCCGAAACGCCCGTATGGCGACCGCGACAAGAAGCCGTATGGCGACCGTGATGCGAAGCGCCCGTACGGCGACCGCGACAAGAAGCCGTATGGCGACCGTGATGCGAAGCGTCCGTACGGCGACCGCGACAAGAAGCCCTACGGTGATCGCGACGCGAAGAAGCCGTACGGTCATCGCGATGACAAGAAGCCGTATGGCGACCGTGATGCGAAGCGTCCGTACGGCGACCGCGACAAGAAGCCCTACGGCGATCGTGACGCGAAGCGTCCCTACGGTGATCGCGATGACAAGAAGCCGTATGGCGACCGCGACAAGAAGCCGTATGGCGACCGCGACAAGAAGCCCTACGGCGACCGCGACAAGAAGCCCTACGGCGACCGCGACAAGAAGCCCTACGGCGATCGTGACGCGAAGCGTCCTTACGGTGACCGCGACAATAAGCCGTACGGCGACAAGAAGCCCTACGGTGATCGCGACGCGAAGCGTCCGTACGGGGACCGTGACAAGAAGCCGTATGGCGACCGCGACAATAAGCCGTACGGCGACAAGAAGCCCTACGGTGACCGTGACGCGAAGCGTCCCTATGGTGACCGTGACGCGAAGCGTCCCTACGGCGACCGGAAGCCCTACGGCGACGCGCCCCGGGGCGGCGGCCGTACGGGTGCACGCGACGAGCAGCGTGAGGCACCGCGCGAGAACTACGGGGCAGCCGAGCTGCAGGTGCGCCCGCGGCACGACGATCCGGAGATCGACGAGTCGATCGAAGCCCGCGATCTCGACAAGGGCGCCCGCGCCGAGCTGAAGACCCTGAGCAAGGAGAACGCGGACTGGGTCGCTCGTCACCTCGTCGCGGCATCCGAGTTGCTCGATGACGACCCCGAGCTCGCGCACCAGCACGCGCTCTCGGCTGCGCGCCGTGCCGGGCGCATCGCGGTAGTGCGCGAGACCTTGGCGATCACCGCGTACGCGACGGGCGACTTCGCGCTCGCTCTCCGCGAACTGCGCACCTATCGGCGCATCTCGGGCAGCAACGAGCAACTGCCGCTCATGGTCGACAGCGAGCGCGGGGTCGGTCGACCCGACCGTGCGCTCGAGGTGGGCCGTGCGGTCGATCGCAGCACACTGCCGGCCGCGGTGCAGGTGGGACTCGCGATCGCGATGTCGGGCGCTCGTCTCGACCTCGGCCAGCCCGAGATCGCTCTTGCCGAACTCGAGATCCCGCAGCTCGACCCCGACCGTGCGTTCTCGTACAGCCCGGCACTCTTCTCCGCGTATGCCGAGGTGCTCGAGGAGCTCGGGCGTGCGGCGGAAGCAGCGACGTGGCGCGCTCGCGCAGACCGGGCGGAGGCGGCCCTGGGCGGCCCGGCCGAGGCCGAGTCGATCGAGATCTTCGAGGTCGAGATCGACGAGCTCCCGGATGAGGCAATCTCGGATGAGGCAATCTCGGACGAGGCATCCGTCGAACCCGACGATGCGGATGTCGCGGCACCGGCCGATTCCGGCGATGCGCCGGCGCCGGCGCCGGCGCCCGAAGCGGGCGATGACTTCGACGGTGACCCCGGCGATGTGCTCGAAGACGACGTGGCGGCGGTGCTCGCCGAGGGGGCCGCGCTCGAGGCCGATGAGAACGAGGGCACGCCCGGTGGGCCTGTTCCGCGCGAAGACTGA
- a CDS encoding HAD-IIA family hydrolase codes for MGLFRAKTESSTPLDGVDAVLADLDGVVYAGAHAIPHAVDSLNLAKQHRAVGYITNNASRSDASVARHLADLGLDVESSDVVTSPQAAMTLLGEHVAPGALVLVIGGEGITAELDKRGYRITRSADDGPDAVVQGFTPEIGWRELAEASFALRVEGGPDAANPGIPWIATNMDWTIPVARGIAPGNGTLVSAVHTAVGRFPLVAGKPETPIFDEARRRFAAEQPLMVGDRLDTDILGARRAGMLSALVLTGIDRAKQVLAAPASSRPDFILADLAGLHEPYPATEQARGVTRVGAARVRVAGNRVEIVDDGGNQLDLLRAACAAIWDSGIGIHVLDVPARLYS; via the coding sequence GTGGGCCTGTTCCGCGCGAAGACTGAGTCGTCCACCCCGCTCGACGGGGTGGACGCGGTGCTCGCGGATCTCGACGGCGTGGTCTACGCGGGCGCGCACGCGATTCCGCACGCCGTCGACAGCCTGAACCTCGCGAAGCAGCACCGGGCTGTCGGCTACATCACGAACAACGCGTCGCGCAGCGATGCATCCGTCGCCCGTCATCTCGCCGATCTCGGCCTCGATGTCGAGTCGAGCGATGTCGTGACGTCGCCGCAGGCGGCGATGACCCTGCTCGGCGAGCACGTGGCGCCGGGCGCCCTCGTGCTCGTCATCGGCGGCGAGGGCATCACCGCCGAGCTCGACAAGCGCGGGTATCGCATCACGCGTTCGGCCGACGACGGGCCCGACGCCGTCGTGCAGGGCTTCACTCCCGAGATCGGCTGGCGCGAACTGGCCGAGGCGTCATTCGCGCTGCGCGTCGAGGGCGGGCCGGATGCCGCGAACCCGGGCATTCCCTGGATCGCGACGAACATGGACTGGACGATCCCGGTCGCTCGCGGCATCGCGCCCGGTAACGGCACCCTCGTCTCGGCAGTGCACACCGCAGTCGGGCGGTTTCCGCTGGTCGCGGGAAAGCCCGAGACGCCGATCTTCGACGAGGCCCGACGTCGCTTCGCCGCCGAGCAGCCGCTCATGGTCGGCGACCGGCTCGACACCGACATCCTCGGGGCGAGGCGTGCCGGCATGTTGAGTGCGCTCGTGCTCACCGGCATCGACCGTGCGAAGCAGGTGCTCGCAGCGCCTGCGTCGAGTCGGCCCGACTTCATCCTCGCCGACCTCGCCGGCCTGCACGAACCGTACCCGGCGACCGAGCAGGCTCGCGGCGTGACGCGCGTCGGAGCGGCTCGCGTGCGAGTCGCGGGCAACCGCGTCGAGATCGTCGACGACGGCGGGAACCAGCTCGACCTGCTCCGCGCGGCGTGCGCGGCGATCTGGGACTCGGGGATCGGCATCCACGTGCTCGACGTTCCGGCGCGACTCTACAGCTGA
- a CDS encoding TlyA family RNA methyltransferase, protein MVEQRLDAALAARGLARSRTHAATLIASGVVTVDGRPVVKAASKVGDEALLEVASSDHYVSRAAHKLIAGLDGFGVEVAGRVALDAGASTGGFSQVLLERGARRVLAVDVGHDQLAPELAGTPGLVLVEGCNVRHLDAARLAELTGVAERPSLVVADLSFISLTVVLPALRATATDDADFVLLVKPQFEVGRGGVREGVVRDPGLRAEAVSTVLWAAFDEGLGTAGILSSPIAGGHGNLEYLVHLSATRGSNPTEWTGLVDELTGRAKA, encoded by the coding sequence ATGGTCGAACAACGACTCGACGCCGCCCTCGCGGCACGCGGACTCGCCAGGTCTCGCACGCACGCGGCCACGCTCATCGCATCGGGCGTCGTGACCGTCGACGGCCGGCCGGTCGTCAAGGCCGCGTCGAAGGTCGGCGACGAGGCTCTGCTCGAGGTCGCGTCATCCGATCACTACGTCAGTCGGGCGGCGCACAAGCTCATCGCCGGCCTCGACGGGTTCGGCGTCGAGGTGGCGGGCCGAGTCGCGCTCGATGCGGGCGCCTCGACCGGCGGGTTCAGCCAGGTGCTGCTCGAGCGGGGCGCCCGCCGGGTGCTCGCGGTCGACGTCGGGCACGATCAGCTCGCCCCCGAACTCGCGGGCACGCCCGGCCTCGTGCTCGTCGAGGGATGCAACGTGCGCCACCTCGACGCCGCGCGCCTCGCCGAACTGACGGGGGTCGCCGAGCGCCCGTCGCTCGTCGTCGCCGACCTCTCGTTCATCTCTCTCACTGTGGTGCTGCCCGCGCTGCGAGCCACGGCGACGGATGACGCGGACTTCGTGCTGCTCGTCAAGCCGCAGTTCGAGGTGGGCCGCGGGGGAGTGCGCGAGGGTGTGGTGCGCGACCCCGGTCTCCGCGCCGAGGCGGTCTCGACGGTGCTCTGGGCGGCCTTCGACGAAGGACTCGGCACCGCCGGCATCCTGTCCTCCCCAATCGCGGGCGGTCACGGAAACCTCGAATACCTCGTGCATCTGAGCGCTACGCGCGGCTCGAATCCGACAGAATGGACAGGTCTGGTCGACGAACTGACGGGGAGGGCGAAGGCGTGA
- a CDS encoding NAD kinase, with the protein MDRSGRRTDGEGEGVSDARRFLVVSHTGRRSALEATSEVCAQLLAAGAVPVIAAEHWDDVHDFVPELNGAVERFEETDPTRIELVIVLGGDGTILRAAEIMRDHPVPLLGVNLGHVGFLAESERDDLGYTVGRALARDYTVEERMTLSVRAKVGNDVVYESWALNEVTVEKAERERMLEVVIEVDRRPLSSFGCDGVVMSTPTGSTAYSFSAGGPVVWPSLEALLLVPLSAHALFARPLVVGPESSLAVEILQRTEASAVIWCDGRRTYELPPGARVIVRKSPVPVRLARLHEAPFTDRLVNKFQLPVTGWRGPGVSEGGQ; encoded by the coding sequence ATGGACAGGTCTGGTCGACGAACTGACGGGGAGGGCGAAGGCGTGAGTGACGCACGGCGCTTCCTGGTGGTCTCGCACACCGGCCGACGATCCGCGCTCGAAGCGACGAGCGAGGTGTGCGCGCAGTTGCTCGCCGCCGGCGCAGTGCCGGTCATCGCCGCAGAGCACTGGGACGACGTGCACGACTTCGTGCCCGAGCTCAACGGTGCGGTCGAACGGTTCGAAGAGACCGATCCCACGCGAATCGAGCTCGTCATCGTGCTTGGCGGCGACGGCACGATCCTCCGGGCGGCCGAGATCATGCGCGATCACCCCGTGCCGCTCCTCGGCGTGAACCTCGGTCACGTCGGGTTCCTCGCCGAAAGCGAGCGCGACGACCTCGGGTACACCGTCGGCCGGGCGCTCGCACGTGACTACACGGTCGAAGAGCGCATGACGCTCTCGGTGCGCGCGAAGGTCGGCAACGACGTCGTCTACGAGAGCTGGGCGCTCAACGAGGTGACCGTCGAGAAGGCCGAGCGCGAGCGCATGCTCGAGGTCGTCATCGAGGTCGACCGCCGCCCGCTCTCCTCATTCGGCTGCGACGGCGTCGTCATGTCGACGCCGACGGGCTCGACCGCCTACTCGTTCTCGGCCGGGGGGCCGGTCGTGTGGCCGAGCCTCGAGGCGCTCCTGCTCGTGCCGCTCAGCGCCCACGCCCTCTTCGCGCGGCCGCTCGTGGTCGGTCCGGAGTCATCGCTCGCGGTCGAGATCCTGCAGCGCACCGAGGCATCCGCGGTCATCTGGTGCGACGGCCGTCGCACCTACGAGCTGCCGCCCGGTGCACGCGTGATCGTGCGCAAGTCTCCGGTGCCGGTGCGGCTCGCCCGACTGCACGAAGCGCCGTTCACCGACCGGCTCGTGAACAAGTTCCAACTCCCGGTCACCGGGTGGAGAGGGCCGGGCGTGAGCGAGGGTGGGCAATGA
- the recN gene encoding DNA repair protein RecN: protein MIEELGIRDLGVIAEATLPLGAGFTAVTGETGAGKTMVVTALGLLLGARADAGSVRAGAKQAWVEGRWLVPGDGAIAERVAETGGEVEAGELLLGRSVSAEGRSRAVVGGRSAPVGVLSELGDQLVVVHGQADQQRLRSAAAQREALDRFAGPGLQAVLDEYRTAFTAWRTDAAELDRLRADHEARAREADELRAALDEVEAADPQPGEDVELHERADRLSNLEELRLAAAQARALISAEDVVDDVPDAVALVDGARRQLERVAEHDAALQPISEMLTNAGFLLADAAAELSGYLAGLDADGARELEIVQERRALLGALVRRHGGGLDDVLEFRRNGGLRLVELDSDDERIEVLEASVAALEAEVDRLASTLSELRTEAAGRLATAVTAELAALAMPDAQLAVVVESTGDATTHGRDAVSILLRPHPGAEPRPVSRGASGGELSRVMLAIEVVIAGNDPVPTFVFDEVDAGVGGGAAIEIGRRLARLAERSQVIVVTHLAQVAAFATNHLSVVKGTDGQVTSSSVRQLVGTEREAEMARLLSGLTDSASGLAHARELLEIAADRAA from the coding sequence GTGATTGAGGAGCTCGGCATCCGCGACCTCGGCGTCATCGCCGAGGCGACGCTTCCGCTCGGCGCAGGCTTCACGGCGGTGACGGGTGAGACCGGTGCCGGCAAGACGATGGTGGTGACCGCACTCGGACTCCTGCTCGGCGCGCGGGCCGATGCGGGCTCGGTACGCGCCGGCGCCAAGCAGGCCTGGGTCGAAGGGCGCTGGCTCGTGCCCGGTGACGGCGCCATCGCCGAACGGGTCGCAGAGACCGGCGGCGAGGTCGAGGCCGGCGAGCTGCTGCTCGGTCGTTCCGTCTCGGCCGAGGGGCGCAGCCGTGCCGTCGTCGGCGGTCGAAGTGCTCCCGTCGGCGTGCTCTCCGAGCTCGGCGACCAACTCGTCGTCGTGCACGGTCAGGCCGACCAGCAACGACTCCGGTCTGCGGCGGCCCAGCGCGAGGCGCTCGACCGATTCGCCGGGCCCGGCCTGCAGGCGGTGCTCGATGAGTACCGCACGGCCTTCACGGCCTGGCGAACGGATGCCGCGGAGCTCGACCGCCTGCGCGCCGATCACGAGGCCAGGGCACGTGAGGCCGACGAACTGCGCGCTGCGCTCGACGAGGTCGAAGCTGCCGACCCGCAGCCCGGCGAAGACGTCGAACTCCACGAGCGGGCAGACCGGCTCTCGAACCTCGAAGAACTGCGGCTCGCCGCAGCCCAGGCGCGCGCGTTGATCTCGGCCGAAGACGTCGTCGACGATGTGCCCGACGCCGTCGCACTCGTCGACGGTGCCCGTCGCCAACTCGAGCGAGTGGCCGAGCACGACGCCGCGCTGCAACCGATCAGCGAGATGCTGACGAACGCGGGCTTCCTGCTCGCCGACGCGGCCGCCGAACTCTCGGGATACCTCGCCGGCCTCGATGCAGACGGGGCGCGCGAACTCGAGATCGTGCAGGAGCGACGCGCGTTGCTCGGTGCCCTCGTGCGCCGCCACGGAGGCGGCCTCGACGACGTGCTCGAGTTCCGGCGCAACGGCGGGTTGCGGCTCGTCGAACTCGACAGCGACGACGAGCGCATCGAGGTCCTCGAGGCATCCGTCGCCGCGCTCGAAGCGGAGGTCGACCGCCTCGCGAGCACACTGAGCGAATTGCGCACCGAGGCCGCCGGTCGGCTCGCCACCGCAGTGACCGCCGAGCTCGCGGCACTCGCGATGCCCGACGCGCAGCTCGCGGTCGTCGTCGAATCGACCGGCGACGCGACCACGCACGGGCGCGACGCCGTCTCGATCCTGTTGCGTCCGCACCCGGGCGCCGAGCCCAGGCCGGTGTCCCGCGGGGCGTCCGGCGGCGAGCTGTCTCGGGTGATGCTCGCGATCGAGGTCGTCATCGCCGGCAACGACCCGGTGCCCACCTTCGTCTTCGACGAGGTCGACGCGGGCGTCGGCGGCGGCGCGGCCATCGAGATCGGCCGACGACTGGCCCGGCTCGCCGAGCGTTCGCAGGTCATCGTCGTGACGCACCTCGCGCAGGTCGCGGCGTTCGCGACGAACCACCTGAGTGTCGTCAAGGGCACCGATGGGCAGGTCACGTCGTCGAGTGTGCGCCAACTCGTCGGTACCGAACGCGAGGCCGAGATGGCCCGGCTGTTGTCGGGTCTGACGGATTCGGCGAGCGGGCTCGCGCATGCGCGGGAGTTGTTGGAGATCGCCGCGGACCGCGCGGCGTGA
- a CDS encoding CTP synthase: protein MGERVGHVGPNDRERGLDYKPVVDERGTAPSSTDNSNPEPSNGETKHIFVTGGVVSSLGKGLTAASLGNLLTARGLRVVMQKLDPYLNVDPGTMNPFQHGEVFVTDDGAETDLDIGHYERFLDINLSQAANVTTGQIYSTVIAKERRGEYLGDTVQVIPHITDEIKRRMRLQASETPKPDVIITEIGGTVGDIESQPFIESARQVRHELGRKNVFFVHVSLVPFMGASGEQKTKPTQHSVAALRSIGIQPDALVLRSDRPVTESNKRKIALMCDVDERAVVNAIDVSSIYDIPTMLHDQGLDAYIIDALGLHADEVDWSGWRELLGVVHEPKHEVTIGLVGKYIDLPDAYLSVTEALRAGGFANDTKVNIEWIPSDECQTPEGAQKHLAHLDGICVPGGFGVRGIEGKLGALRFARENGLPVLGLCLGLQCMVIEYSRNVAGLPGASSSEFDPDTTYPVIATMEEQVEIIAGGDLGGTMRLGLYPAKLAEGSIAAELYGSTEVSERHRHRYEVNNAYRDRIADAGLSFSGMSPDRHLVEFVELPRDVHPFYVGTQAHPELRSRPNDAHPLFRGLVGAALERQQASLLFDVNHG from the coding sequence ATGGGGGAGCGCGTGGGGCATGTCGGGCCGAACGACCGGGAACGTGGGTTAGACTATAAGCCCGTGGTGGATGAACGCGGAACAGCTCCTTCGAGCACAGACAATTCGAACCCTGAGCCTTCAAACGGCGAGACCAAGCACATCTTCGTGACCGGTGGTGTCGTTTCTTCGTTGGGCAAGGGACTCACGGCGGCGAGCCTCGGCAATCTCTTGACTGCCAGGGGCCTCAGGGTCGTCATGCAGAAACTCGATCCCTATCTCAATGTGGATCCTGGAACGATGAACCCGTTCCAGCACGGTGAGGTCTTCGTCACCGACGACGGTGCCGAGACCGATCTCGACATCGGGCACTACGAACGATTCCTCGACATCAACCTGAGCCAGGCGGCGAACGTCACGACCGGCCAGATCTATTCGACGGTCATCGCCAAAGAGCGCAGGGGCGAATACCTCGGTGACACCGTGCAGGTCATCCCGCACATCACCGACGAGATCAAGCGGCGCATGCGGCTGCAAGCCTCCGAGACGCCGAAGCCCGACGTCATCATCACCGAGATCGGCGGCACGGTCGGCGACATCGAGTCGCAACCGTTCATCGAGTCCGCTCGCCAGGTGCGTCACGAACTCGGTCGCAAGAACGTCTTCTTCGTGCACGTCTCGCTCGTGCCGTTCATGGGCGCATCGGGCGAGCAGAAGACGAAGCCCACGCAGCACTCCGTCGCAGCGCTGCGCTCAATCGGCATCCAGCCCGACGCGCTCGTGCTCCGCAGCGACCGACCCGTCACCGAATCGAACAAGCGCAAGATCGCCCTCATGTGCGACGTCGATGAGCGGGCCGTCGTGAACGCGATCGACGTGTCGTCGATCTACGACATTCCCACGATGCTGCACGACCAGGGACTCGACGCCTACATCATCGATGCGCTCGGCCTCCACGCAGACGAGGTCGACTGGTCGGGTTGGAGGGAGCTGCTCGGTGTCGTGCACGAGCCGAAGCACGAGGTCACGATCGGTCTCGTCGGCAAGTACATCGACCTGCCCGACGCCTACCTCTCGGTCACCGAGGCGCTGCGCGCCGGCGGCTTCGCCAACGACACGAAGGTCAACATCGAGTGGATCCCGTCCGACGAGTGCCAGACGCCCGAGGGGGCGCAGAAGCACCTCGCGCACCTCGACGGCATCTGCGTGCCCGGCGGCTTCGGCGTTCGCGGCATCGAGGGCAAGCTCGGCGCGTTGCGCTTCGCCCGTGAGAACGGCCTCCCCGTGCTCGGCCTCTGCCTCGGACTGCAGTGCATGGTCATCGAGTACTCCCGCAATGTGGCCGGCCTGCCGGGCGCCTCGTCGAGCGAGTTCGACCCCGACACGACCTACCCGGTCATCGCGACGATGGAGGAGCAGGTCGAGATCATCGCTGGCGGCGACCTCGGCGGCACGATGCGACTCGGTCTCTACCCGGCCAAGCTCGCCGAGGGCTCGATCGCAGCCGAGCTCTACGGCTCGACCGAGGTCTCCGAGCGTCACCGCCACCGCTACGAGGTCAACAACGCCTACCGCGACCGCATCGCCGACGCGGGGCTGTCGTTCTCGGGCATGTCGCCCGACCGGCACCTCGTCGAGTTCGTCGAGCTGCCCCGCGACGTGCACCCGTTCTACGTCGGCACCCAGGCGCACCCCGAGCTGCGCAGCCGCCCGAACGACGCGCACCCGCTCTTCCGCGGACTCGTCGGGGCTGCGCTCGAGCGCCAGCAGGCGAGCCTGCTCTTCGACGTCAACCATGGCTGA
- a CDS encoding NUDIX domain-containing protein, with the protein MADSRDTGVGERLEPLADERVEVPIVASERVFDGRVWDIRRDAFEFGGETIVREYMDHTGAVGVLALDDEDRALLIKQYRHPVRLRDWEIPAGLLDVDGESPLAAAKRELAEEADLEASEWAVLTDFATSPGGSDEVIRVYLARGLTAAAEAFAREGEEADMETRWVALDDCVDAVLDRRIHNAPLSIAVLAAAAARARGWSTLGEADAPWPGRAVGRSEPSGR; encoded by the coding sequence ATGGCTGATTCCCGCGACACGGGCGTCGGCGAGCGGCTCGAGCCGCTCGCCGACGAACGGGTCGAGGTGCCCATCGTGGCGAGCGAACGGGTCTTCGACGGACGCGTGTGGGACATCCGCCGCGATGCCTTCGAGTTCGGCGGTGAGACCATCGTGCGCGAGTACATGGACCACACCGGCGCCGTCGGCGTGCTCGCCCTCGACGACGAAGACCGTGCGCTCCTGATCAAGCAGTACCGCCACCCCGTGCGCCTGCGCGATTGGGAGATTCCCGCAGGGCTCCTCGACGTCGACGGCGAGTCCCCGCTCGCGGCCGCGAAGCGCGAACTGGCCGAGGAAGCCGATCTCGAGGCATCCGAGTGGGCGGTGCTCACCGACTTCGCGACCTCGCCAGGTGGCAGCGACGAGGTGATCCGGGTCTACCTGGCCAGGGGGCTCACGGCGGCGGCCGAGGCGTTCGCCCGCGAAGGCGAAGAGGCGGACATGGAGACCCGGTGGGTCGCCCTCGACGACTGCGTCGACGCCGTGCTCGACCGGCGCATCCACAACGCACCGCTGTCGATCGCGGTGCTCGCCGCGGCCGCGGCGCGGGCGCGAGGGTGGTCGACACTCGGTGAGGCGGATGCCCCGTGGCCCGGCCGAGCCGTGGGGCGCTCGGAGCCGTCGGGCAGATGA
- the xerD gene encoding site-specific tyrosine recombinase XerD, with the protein MTRTPVDDYLRHLAVERGLAQNTVSSYRRDLVIYADWLSSNGIGGPAAVTEQDLGDFVRFLGAERVPPLATSSIARVLSTVRGLHRFLADEGLVPADVSRELRPPKLPMRLPKAIPVDDVEALITAAGGDEPTDLRDTALLELLYATGARVSEAVSLNVDDLVDQEVVRLFGKGGKQRIVPLGSYARRAVDAYLVRARPLLSARGIATPALFLGVRGKRLSRQAAWEAIRDAAETAGLATSVSPHTLRHSFATHLLEGGADVRVVQELLGHSSVATTQIYTLVTADTLREMYTAAHPRAR; encoded by the coding sequence ATGACCCGAACGCCGGTCGACGACTACCTGCGGCATCTCGCCGTGGAGCGGGGACTTGCGCAGAACACCGTCTCCTCGTATCGACGCGACCTCGTGATCTACGCCGATTGGCTGAGTTCCAACGGCATCGGCGGGCCTGCAGCCGTCACCGAGCAGGACCTCGGCGACTTCGTGCGGTTCCTCGGTGCCGAACGCGTGCCGCCGCTCGCGACCTCCTCCATCGCGCGGGTGCTCTCGACCGTGCGCGGTCTGCACCGATTCCTGGCGGATGAGGGGCTCGTGCCGGCCGACGTCTCGCGTGAGCTGCGCCCCCCGAAACTGCCGATGCGGCTGCCGAAGGCCATCCCCGTCGATGACGTCGAGGCCCTCATCACCGCGGCCGGGGGCGATGAGCCCACCGATCTGCGCGACACCGCCCTGCTCGAGCTGCTCTACGCGACCGGTGCGCGCGTCTCGGAAGCCGTCTCGCTGAACGTCGACGATCTCGTCGACCAGGAGGTGGTGCGGCTCTTCGGCAAGGGCGGCAAGCAGCGCATCGTGCCGCTCGGCAGCTACGCGCGGCGGGCCGTCGACGCCTACCTCGTGCGTGCCCGCCCTCTGCTCTCCGCGCGGGGCATCGCGACGCCCGCGCTCTTCCTCGGGGTGCGCGGCAAGCGGTTGTCGCGTCAGGCGGCGTGGGAGGCGATCCGGGATGCGGCCGAGACGGCGGGGCTCGCGACATCCGTCTCGCCGCACACCCTGCGGCACTCATTTGCAACGCATCTGCTCGAGGGCGGGGCCGATGTGCGCGTCGTTCAGGAGCTGCTCGGCCATTCTTCGGTCGCGACGACGCAGATCTACACCCTCGTCACAGCCGATACACTCCGGGAGATGTACACGGCGGCCCACCCACGTGCTCGCTAG
- a CDS encoding ParA family protein → MTHQKHAAEGEAPLPPELGPTGRPYREFPEPVSLTTHGPARIIALCNQKGGVGKTTTTINLGATLAEYGRRVLAIDFDPQGALSAGLGVPTHDVPTIYDLLLSRTLDPADVIQKTSVEGLDVIPANIDLSAAEVHLVTEVAREQILAGVLRRVSADYDVILIDCQPSLGLLTVNALTASHGVVIPLECEYFALRGVALLIETIDKVRDRLNPTIQLDGILATMYDSRTLHSREVLERVVDAFGDKVLETVITRTVKFPDASVAGAPITEFAPEHQASKAYRQLARELVFRGAVA, encoded by the coding sequence GTGACGCACCAGAAGCACGCAGCCGAGGGAGAGGCACCGCTTCCACCAGAGCTCGGTCCCACTGGTCGTCCCTACCGTGAATTCCCCGAGCCCGTGTCGCTCACCACGCACGGCCCCGCGCGCATCATCGCCCTCTGCAACCAGAAGGGCGGCGTCGGCAAGACGACCACGACGATCAACCTCGGCGCCACGCTCGCAGAATACGGCCGCCGAGTGCTCGCGATCGACTTCGACCCGCAGGGCGCGCTTTCCGCCGGACTCGGAGTGCCGACCCACGACGTGCCCACGATCTACGACCTGCTGCTCTCGCGCACCCTCGACCCCGCCGACGTGATCCAGAAGACGAGCGTCGAGGGCCTCGACGTGATCCCGGCGAACATCGATCTCTCCGCCGCCGAGGTGCACCTGGTCACCGAGGTCGCCCGCGAGCAGATCCTCGCCGGCGTGCTGCGCCGGGTGTCGGCCGACTACGACGTCATCCTCATCGACTGCCAGCCGTCGCTCGGCCTGCTCACGGTGAACGCGCTCACGGCGAGCCATGGTGTCGTGATCCCGCTCGAGTGCGAGTACTTCGCGCTTCGAGGCGTCGCCCTGCTGATCGAGACGATCGACAAGGTGCGCGACCGGCTGAACCCGACCATCCAGCTCGACGGCATTCTGGCGACGATGTACGACTCCCGCACCCTGCACTCCCGAGAGGTGCTCGAGCGCGTCGTCGACGCCTTCGGCGACAAGGTGCTCGAGACCGTCATCACGCGCACCGTGAAGTTCCCCGACGCGTCGGTCGCCGGCGCCCCCATCACCGAGTTCGCTCCCGAGCACCAGGCGTCGAAGGCGTACCGGCAGCTCGCCAGGGAGCTGGTGTTCCGTGGCGCGGTCGCCTGA